The following coding sequences lie in one Nycticebus coucang isolate mNycCou1 chromosome 18, mNycCou1.pri, whole genome shotgun sequence genomic window:
- the CRYBA1 gene encoding beta-crystallin A3, with protein METQTVQRELESLPTTKMAQTNPMPGSLGPWKITIYDQENFQGKRMEFTSSCPNVSERSFDNVRSLKVESGAWIGYEHTSFCGQQFVLERGEYPRWDAWSGSNAYHIERLMSFRPICSANHKESKITIFEKENFIGRQWEISDDYPSLQAMGWFNNEVGSMKIQSGAWVCYQYPGYRGYQYILECDHHGGDYKHWREWGSHAQTSQIQSIRRIQQ; from the exons ATGGAGACCCAGACTGTGCAGCGGGAGCTGG AAAGCCTTCCAACCACCAAGATGGCTCAGACCAACCCTATGCCGGGGTCCCTGGGGCCATGGAAG ATAACCATCTATGACCAAGAGAACTTCCAGGGCAAGAGGATGGAGTTCACTAGCTCTTGTCCAAATGTCTCTGAGCGCAGTTTTGATAATGTCCGGTCCCTCAAGGTGGAAAGTGGCGC CTGGATTGGTTATGAGCATACCAGCTTCTGCGGCCAACAGTTTGTCCTGGAGAGAGGAGAATACCCTCGCTGGGATGCCTGGAGTGGGAGTAATGCCTACCACATTGAGCGTCTCATGTCCTTTCGCCCCATCTGTTCAGCT AATCATAAGGAGTCTAAGATTACCATCTTtgagaaagaaaactttattggACGCCAGTGGGAGATCTCTGATGACTACCCCTCCTTGCAAGCCATGGGTTGGTTCAACAATGAAGTTGGCTCTATGAAGATACAAAGTGGAGC CTGGGTTTGCTACCAGTATCCTGGATATCGTGGGTATCAGTATATCTTGGAATGTGACCATCATGGAGGAGACTATAAACATTGGAGAGAGTGGGGTTCTCATGCCCAGACTTCCCAGATCCAATCGATTCGCCGAATCCAACAGTAG